A portion of the Carya illinoinensis cultivar Pawnee chromosome 11, C.illinoinensisPawnee_v1, whole genome shotgun sequence genome contains these proteins:
- the LOC122280747 gene encoding F-box/kelch-repeat protein At1g74510-like, which translates to MLEGPSYLVSRNLPSSCEQESKWIYNAFRVIELSNSKHRLEDHGEIPLRKSCKVQDALDQGSRQLVKDFPNIFVIQTNQPDDHDHYQNHTGARSDTCSLIHQLGRDISINCLLRCSRSDYGSIASVNQNFRSLIRSGELYRLRREMGIVEHWVYFSCNLLEWKAFDPIHRRWMNLPQMPDNNCFMCADKESLAVGTELLVFGKEITSHVIYRYDILTNTWSSGMRMNNPRCLFGSASLGEVAILAGGCDPLGNILNSAELYNSETGTWVTLPSMNKARKMCSGVFMDNKFYVIGGMGVGTSRSLTCGEVYDMTTRTWTVIPDMFPGCNGGVEVTEAPAAVAEAPPLVAVVNNVLYAADYAQKEVRRYKKDRNLWVSIGRLPDQAVSMNGWGLAFRACGDRLIVIGGPRGLGGGVIELNSWIPDEGPPHWDLLVQKRSGSFVYNCTVMGC; encoded by the coding sequence ATGTTGGAGGGTCCATCCTATCTCGTGTCAAGGAACTTGCCTAGCTCGTGTGAGCAAGAGAGCAAGTGGATTTATAATGCTTTTCGCGTGATTGAGCTCTCAAACAGTAAGCATCGATTGGAAGATCATGGAGAAATTCCCCTCAGAAAGTCGTGCAAGGTACAAGATGCTCTTGATCAAGGATCGAGACAGCTAGTAAAGGACTTTCCTAATATCTTTGTTATCCAGACAAACCAACCAGATGATCACGATCATTATCAAAACCACACAGGGGCCCGTTCAGATACGTGTTCTCTTATCCACCAACTTGGTAGGGATATCTCAATTAACTGTCTTCTTCGTTGCTCTAGATCTGATTATGGTTCAATCGCCTCAGTGAATCAAAACTTTCGATCTCTAATTCGGAGTGGTGAGCTATATAGACTGAGACGGGAAATGGGTATTGTAGAGCATTGGGTTTACTTTTCTTGCAACCTCCTTGAATGGAAGGCATTTGATCCAATTCACCGTCGTTGGATGAATCTACCTCAAATGCCTGACAATAATTGCTTCATGTGTGCTGACAAGGAGTCTTTGGCCGTTGGTACCGAACTTCTTGTCTTTGGAAAGGAGATAACGTCCCATGTTATCTATAGATACGACATTTTGACAAACACATGGTCATCCGGCATGAGGATGAATAACCCCAGGTGCTTGTTCGGTTCTGCCAGTCTTGGGGAAGTCGCAATTCTAGCTGGAGGTTGTGACCCACTTGGCAATATTCTAAATTCAGCTGAGCTTTATAATTCAGAGACAGGAACATGGGTGACTCTTCCAAGCATgaataaagcaagaaaaatgTGTTCTGGGGTATTTATGGACAACAAATTTTATGTCATTGGTGGAATGGGAGTGGGAACCTCAAGATCTCTTACATGTGGCGAGGTTTATGACATGACTACAAGGACATGGACAGTGATACCTGACATGTTTCCTGGGTGTAATGGAGGGGTTGAGGTGACTGAGGCACCTGCTGCTGTGGCTGAGGCGCCTCCTCTGGTTGCTGTTGTAAATAATGTTCTGTATGCAGCAGATTATGCTCAAAAGGAGGTGAGGAGATACAAAAAAGATAGAAACTTGTGGGTCTCGATTGGGAGATTGCCCGACCAGGCTGTCTCGATGAATGGTTGGGGATTAGCATTTAGGGCTTGTGGAGATAGGTTAATTGTCATTGGTGGGCCTAGGGGTTTAGGAGGAGGGGTCATTGAGCTTAACTCTTGGATCCCTGATGAAGGCCCACCACACTGGGATCTGTTGGTCCAAAAGCGCTCCGGCAGTTTTGTGTATAATTGCACCGTGATGGGATGCTGA
- the LOC122282179 gene encoding uncharacterized protein LOC122282179, translating to MLSQAVASGRIKGIAATRGGTSINHLLFTDDYVIFSKASREEWMAIHEILKLYEVSSSQMLNRQKTTILFSSNIRASVQREILQEVGDVSYGDYAKYLGLPTLIGRSKYETFRGIKERVWRKISSWKNSFLSSAGREVLIKAVLQSIPTYTMNVFRFSRKLSSEINSIIARFWWNSNKEGKGIHWKR from the coding sequence ATGCTAAGTCAAGCTGTAGCCAGTGGAAGAATTAAGGGTATAGCTGCTACAAGAGGAGGGAcaagtattaatcatcttctcTTTACTGATGATTATGTGATTTTCAGCAAAGCAAGTAGAGAGGAGTGGATGGCTATACATGAAATACTGAAGCTGTATGAAGTGTCCTCAAGCCAAATGCTAAATAGGCAGAAGACAACCATCCTTTTTAGTTCTAATATAAGAGCATCAGTTCAGAGGGAAATTTTGCAAGAAGTTGGAGATGTTTCCTATGGGGATTATGCCAAATACCTTGGCCTTCCAACTTTGATTGGAAGATCAAAGTATGAAACTTTTAGAGGTATTAAGGAGAGGGTGTGGAGGAAGATTAGCAGCTGGAAAAATTCCTTTTTGTCAAGTGCTGGTCGAGAGGTCTTGATTAAGGCAGTCCTACAGTCTATTCCTACTTATACCATGAATGTGTTTAGATTTTCAAGGAAGCTAAGTAGTGAGATCAACTCCATAATTGCAAGGTTTTGGTGGAATAGTAATAAAGAGGGCAAAGGCATCCATTGGAAAAGGTGA
- the LOC122281552 gene encoding RINT1-like protein MAG2: protein MDYSVQTLPPASDLSSSVLSFLDDKFGTKENLNDAPRLVSELHTQCSDLDRTLTDLNRRLGASLVAYAAFSNRFDGFFNDINTKLIALRSSTRSHGSISDGRAGEGNERAEQILGEELPALAKEVARVETVRMYAETALKLDNLVGDIEDAVSSTMNKNLRKHSMTQNSEETRLLAIKTLKLTEDILTFVTKTRPKWARLVSSVDHRVDRALAILRPQAIADHRALLASLGWPPPLSTSISSNLDTRKSTEVRNPLFTMQGDLKDKYCENFLSLCSLQELQRRRKSRQLEGYYKEVALHQPLWAIEELVNPISLASQRHFSKWIDKPEFIFALVYKITRDYVDSMDELLQPLVDEAMLSGYSCREEWVSAMVISLSTYLAKEIFPVYLGQLEEETVTNSRSQARASMLHLVDLMISFDKRVRSLVEHSGILVSFEEDGNLQKISCLSVFCDRPDWLDLWAEIELSDALDKIKPEIADEKIWRMKVQGAVLVSGPEDFKSPAVSSAFLKHLSSVVERCRSLPSTTLRSRFLKLAGTPLIQKFLDCVLLRCQEAEGLTALTDDDAMIKVAKSINAAHYFESILKEWSEDIFFLEMGSDKGDQPGISVSENNDGEGPASGIFDEEIGKLERFIAEWVEKLSVVILRGFDARCRDYIKNRRQWQEKGEETWTASKSLVGALDYLQGKVSVLEKDLNGVDFVGVWRSLAAGVDRLIFNGILMSNVKFYDGGVERFDNDLQVLFGVFGAWCLRPEGFFPKVTEGLKSLKMGKKQLQVSLVGGEKWMKDNGIRHLSATEIVKILRSRVFPN, encoded by the exons ATGGACTACTCGGTCCAGACTCTCCCGCCAGCCTCGGACCTCTCCTCCTCGGTGCTCTCTTTCCTCGACGATAAGTTTGGCACCAAGGAGAATCTTAACGATGCTCCGCGTCTCGTCTCGGAGCTCCACACTCAGTGCTCCGATTTGGATCGGACTTTAACCGACCTCAACCGGAGGCTAGGAGCGAGTCTTGTTGCATACGCTGCCTTTTCCAACCGATTCGACGGTTTTTTCAACGACATCAATACCAAATTGATCGCTCTCAGATCGTCCACTCGCTCCCATGGCTCGATATCAG ATGGAAGAGCAGGAGAGGGAAACGAGAGGGCGGAGCAGATATTGGGGGAAGAGCTGCCGGCATTGGCTAAGGAGGTGGCAAGGGTGGAGactgttcgaatgtatgcag AGACGGCGTTAAAGCTTGACAATTTGGTTGGTGATATTGAAGATGCCGTCTCTTCTACTATGAACAAAAACCTCAGAAAGCATTCTATGACCCAGAACTCAGAG GAAACACGTCTGCTCGCTATTAAAACTCTGAAACTGACAGAAGATATCTTAACTTTTGTTACAAAGACACGCCCTAAATGGGCACGTCTTGTTTCATCAGTTGATCACAGGGTAGATCGAGCCCTAGCCATTTTAAGACCCCAAGCAATTGCAGACCATCGGGCCCTTCTTGCTTCCCTTggatggccaccacctctttccACTTCGATCTCGTCCAACctagatacaaggaaatcaacAGAAGTCCGAAATCCTCTTTTTACAATGCAAGGGGATTTGAAAGACAAGTACTGTGAGAACTTTCTTTCCTTGTGCAGCCTACAGGAGTTGCAGAGACGAAGAAAATCTAGGCAGCTAGAGGGTTATTACAAGGAAGTGGCTCTGCACCAGCCACTTTGGGCTATTGAAGAGCTTGTAAATCCTATTTCATTGGCATCCCAACGCCATTTCTCAAAATGGATCGATAAACCAGAATTCATTTTTGCCCTTGTGTATAAGATCACCAGGGACTATGTTGACTCTATGGATGAGTTATTGCAACCACTGGTTGATGAAGCAATGCTATCTGGGTATAGTTGCAGAGAAGAATGGGTATCAGCAATGGTTATCTCCTTATCAACATACTTGGCTAAAGAAATATTTCCTGTATATCTTGGCCAACTGGAGGAAGAGACTGTCACTAATAGTCGCTCTCAGGCAAGGGCATCAATGCTGCATCTTGTTGATTTGATGATATCTTTTGATAAACGAGTCAGGTCGTTGGTAGAGCATTCTGGAATATTGGTTTCCTTTGAGGAAGATGGGAACCTGCAGAAGATTTCTTGTCTGTCTGTATTTTGCGATCGACCTGACTGGCTTGATTTATGGGCAGAAATAGAGCTTAGTGATGCCCTAGATAAGATAAAACCTGAGATTGCTGATGAGAAAATTTGGAGAATGAAAGTTCAGGGGGCAGTTCTTGTATCTGGTCCTGAAGATTTCAAGTCTCCTGCAGTTTCCAGTGCCTTTCTTAAGCACCTATCATCTGTGGTCGAGCGATGCCGATCATTGCCTAGCACTACTTTGAGATCAAGGTTTCTCAAATTAGCAGGCACACCTTTGATCCAAAAATTTCTGGATTGCGTCCTTCTCAGATGCCAAGAAGCTGAAGGACTGACTGCCTTAACAGATGATGATGCCATGATTAAAGTTGCAAAGTCCATTAATGCTGCTCATTACTTTGAATCCATTTTAAAGGAATGGAGTGAGGATATATTTTTTCTGGAGATGGGATCAGATAAGGGTGATCAACCAGGGATATCAGTATCTGAGAATAATGATGGTGAAGGTCCTGCAAGTGGTATTTTTGACGAGGAGATTGGAAAGTTGGAGAGGTTTATAGCTGAGTGGGTTGAGAAGCTTTCTGTTGTTATTTTGAGGGGATTTGATGCTCGTTGCAGAGATTATATAAAGAACAGGAGGCAATGGCAGGAAAAGGGTGAAGAGACATGGACGGCATCCAAGTCTTTAGTTGGGGCTCTAGATTATTTGCAAGGAAAAGTTTCAGTACTAGAAAAAGATTTGAATGGTGTAGATTTTGTTGGGGTCTGGAGAAGTTTGGCTGCAGGGGTGGATCGATTGATTTTTAATGGTATTCTTATGAGCAACGTGAAGTTTTATGATGGTGGTGTTGAGAGATTTGATAACGACTTGCAGGTTTTATTCGGGGTGTTTGGAGCTTGGTGTTTAAGACCAGAAGGCTTCTTCCCAAAAGTAACTGAGGGCTTAAAGTCGTTGAAGATGGGCAAGAAGCAGCTCCAAGTGAGTCTGGTCGGAGGAGAGAAATGGATGAAGGATAATGGGATTAGGCATTTGAGTGCAACCGAGATAGTAAAGATACTGAGGAGTAGAGTATTCCCAAATTGA